One Balnearium lithotrophicum DNA window includes the following coding sequences:
- the ahcY gene encoding adenosylhomocysteinase: MEFHVKDLSLADLGKNRIEWAEMDMPVLRKEIRKRFVEEKPLKGIRIGACLHVTTETANLMRTLKEGGAEVYLCASNPLSTQDDVAAALVKHYDIPVFAIKGEDEETYYMHIEEVLKRKPHITMDDGADLISTLHMKHQDLIPNVIGGTEETTTGVIRLKAMAKDGALRYPVIAVNEAMTKHLFDNRYGTGQSTIDGILRATNRLLSGSIFVVAGYGWCGRGVAMRARGMGAEVIVTEVDPIKAIEARMDGYRVMPMEKAAEKGDIFCTVTGNIHVIRKEHFERMKDGAIVCNSGHFNVEIDIPALESLAVEKRRVRPFVDEYKLSDGRRIYLLAEGRLVNLSAAEGHPASVMDMSFANQALSAEYIVKEGKNLEPNVYVVPEHIDKKVAELKLKALGIEIDQLTEEQIRYLNSWEMGT; the protein is encoded by the coding sequence GTGGAGTTTCACGTTAAGGATTTATCACTTGCCGACTTGGGAAAGAACAGGATTGAATGGGCAGAAATGGACATGCCCGTTTTAAGGAAGGAAATCAGGAAGAGATTTGTTGAGGAAAAGCCACTCAAGGGCATTAGAATTGGGGCATGTCTTCACGTTACAACAGAAACTGCAAACCTAATGAGGACTTTAAAGGAAGGAGGAGCTGAGGTTTACCTGTGTGCTTCAAATCCCCTATCCACACAGGATGATGTCGCAGCAGCACTCGTTAAGCACTACGACATTCCCGTATTTGCAATAAAGGGGGAGGACGAGGAAACATACTACATGCACATAGAGGAGGTTCTTAAGAGAAAACCCCACATAACGATGGATGATGGAGCAGATTTAATATCTACTCTTCACATGAAGCACCAGGACTTGATTCCAAACGTAATTGGTGGAACTGAGGAGACAACTACAGGAGTTATTAGACTGAAAGCAATGGCAAAGGATGGAGCTCTCCGCTACCCTGTTATTGCAGTTAACGAGGCAATGACGAAACACCTCTTTGACAACAGGTACGGAACAGGTCAGTCAACGATAGATGGAATTTTGAGAGCTACAAACAGGCTTCTTTCAGGTTCAATCTTCGTTGTTGCCGGTTACGGCTGGTGCGGTAGAGGCGTTGCAATGAGAGCAAGGGGAATGGGAGCTGAGGTGATAGTTACAGAGGTTGACCCAATCAAGGCAATAGAAGCAAGAATGGACGGATACAGGGTTATGCCTATGGAAAAGGCTGCTGAAAAAGGAGATATCTTCTGTACAGTTACTGGGAACATTCACGTTATAAGGAAGGAACACTTTGAAAGGATGAAGGACGGAGCAATAGTTTGTAACTCCGGACACTTTAACGTTGAGATAGATATTCCGGCTTTAGAGTCCTTGGCAGTTGAAAAGAGAAGGGTTAGGCCTTTTGTTGATGAGTACAAACTTTCCGATGGTAGGAGAATTTACCTATTGGCCGAGGGAAGACTCGTCAATCTCTCTGCAGCTGAGGGGCATCCGGCGTCTGTTATGGATATGAGCTTTGCAAATCAGGCACTTTCAGCTGAATACATTGTTAAGGAAGGGAAAAATTTGGAGCCTAACGTTTATGTGGTTCCCGAGCATATTGATAAGAAGGTTGCAGAACTTAAGTTGAAAGCCTTAGGGATAGAGATAGACCAACTTACAGAGGAACAAATAAGATATCTAAACTCCTGGGAGATGGGCACTTAG
- the lpxD gene encoding UDP-3-O-(3-hydroxymyristoyl)glucosamine N-acyltransferase: protein MKLEEIAKEYNCKLVGDGNVEIEGISEIHRAKKGDLTFLTNPKYKRFLKETKASAVLTGSVIEGLKIPQVVCEEPYVVFAKLLQRFYPENLPKPEISERATISQNVKIGKECYIGDFSYIGEGTEIGSNVFIFPGTFIGRNCKIGDGTVIFSNVTIYDNSEIGKFVRIHSGAVIGSDGFGYAFSKKEGKIYKIPQVGRVVIEDFVEIGANTTIDRGTLGETVIGEGTKIDNLVQIGHNVKIGKYCFIVSQVGISGSTKIGDFVTLAGKVGVAGHIEIGNNITVAAKSGVTKSLKEPGVYAGFPAKPYREWRKLQVLIDRLPEVYEKIKKLLGGNGGVSR, encoded by the coding sequence ATGAAGTTAGAGGAGATAGCAAAGGAGTACAACTGCAAACTTGTAGGTGACGGTAACGTTGAAATAGAGGGAATTTCGGAAATTCACAGGGCAAAGAAAGGTGACTTAACGTTTTTAACAAACCCTAAATACAAAAGGTTCCTCAAGGAAACAAAAGCCTCGGCAGTTTTAACAGGTAGTGTCATTGAGGGATTAAAAATTCCTCAGGTTGTCTGCGAGGAGCCCTACGTCGTATTTGCCAAGCTCCTTCAGAGATTTTATCCCGAAAATCTCCCAAAGCCGGAAATTTCTGAAAGAGCAACTATTTCTCAAAATGTAAAGATTGGAAAAGAATGTTACATAGGTGACTTTTCGTACATAGGTGAAGGTACAGAAATTGGAAGTAACGTTTTTATTTTCCCAGGAACGTTTATTGGAAGAAATTGTAAGATAGGTGATGGAACGGTAATTTTTTCAAATGTAACAATTTACGATAATTCCGAAATTGGAAAATTTGTCAGAATCCACTCTGGAGCTGTTATAGGTTCTGACGGATTTGGTTATGCCTTTAGCAAAAAAGAGGGAAAAATCTACAAGATTCCCCAGGTTGGAAGGGTAGTTATCGAAGACTTTGTAGAAATTGGAGCAAATACGACAATAGATAGAGGAACCCTTGGAGAAACCGTAATTGGAGAGGGGACGAAGATAGACAACTTAGTTCAAATTGGCCACAACGTAAAAATCGGAAAGTACTGCTTTATTGTCTCACAGGTTGGAATTTCTGGAAGTACAAAAATTGGTGATTTCGTTACGTTGGCTGGTAAAGTAGGTGTAGCGGGTCACATTGAGATTGGCAACAACATAACGGTTGCAGCAAAGTCGGGAGTTACAAAAAGCTTGAAGGAGCCAGGTGTCTATGCAGGGTTTCCTGCCAAACCTTACAGGGAGTGGAGGAAGTTGCAGGTACTTATAGACAGACTTCCCGAAGTCTATGAAAAAATAAAGAAACTTTTAGGAGGAAACGGTGGAGTTTCACGTTAA
- a CDS encoding OmpH family outer membrane protein — protein sequence MRKGLLTVTALLLATFVNPNISLSAEKKNLNVKNFAVYYVDMQKIINESNKGKQAKSLIESKINQAKSKIEKMRKEIEKIKQELQSPVLSKQEKEKKEDLLQQKIRDLQRFQQDAQMEVANLERKYTTEIIKEVVKLIQNYRKEKNIPMIVEVREAGVIAADEKYDLTDRIIKLYNEQAGK from the coding sequence ATGAGAAAGGGGCTTTTAACAGTTACAGCTCTACTTTTGGCAACATTTGTAAATCCAAATATTTCTCTATCAGCGGAGAAAAAGAACTTAAATGTAAAAAACTTTGCAGTTTACTACGTGGATATGCAGAAAATTATCAATGAATCAAATAAAGGTAAGCAGGCAAAGAGCTTAATAGAGTCAAAGATTAATCAGGCAAAGAGCAAAATAGAGAAGATGAGGAAGGAGATTGAGAAGATTAAGCAGGAACTCCAAAGCCCAGTTCTGAGCAAGCAGGAAAAGGAGAAGAAGGAGGATTTGCTTCAGCAGAAGATAAGGGATTTACAGAGATTTCAGCAGGATGCTCAGATGGAGGTTGCCAACTTAGAGAGGAAGTACACAACCGAAATTATTAAGGAAGTTGTAAAACTCATTCAAAACTACAGAAAGGAAAAGAACATTCCTATGATTGTTGAGGTGAGGGAGGCAGGAGTAATAGCTGCCGATGAGAAGTACGATTTAACAGATAGAATAATCAAGCTCTACAATGAGCAGGCAGGAAAATGA